The Sphingosinicella humi genome has a window encoding:
- a CDS encoding ligase-associated DNA damage response DEXH box helicase translates to MLTGSAVDLPPVVAEWFAKRGWSPRRHQFEMLSSARAGRNVLLVAPTGAGKTLAGFLPSLVEIIERHGAARAERTPARLHTLYVSPLKALAVDVQRNLLTPIAEMGLDIRVETRTGDTPADRKARQRVKPPEMLLTTPESLSLLLSHEDSALLFEGLSTIILDEVHAFATGKRGDLLSLAMARLQRLAPGLRRVALSATVADPEAYQGWLAPHADVETVDLVMGDPGADPDISIMLPEDERIPWSGHSGRWAARRVMQEIERHKTTLVFCNTRSLCELTFQDLWAVNDNHLPIGIHHGSLDIAARRKVEKAMAEGRLRGLVCTASLDLGVDWGDVDLVLQMGAPKGSSRLLQRIGRANHRLDEPSEAILVPGNRFEYLEGRAALDAIEEGALDHEHFRPGALDVLAQHIMAVACAAPFGEEEMLAEVRSAAPYAGLDEALFQRVLTFIESGGYALRAYDRFKRLTRDSDGTWRVSHPRFIQQHRMNAGIIVDQPLLDVRFRNGRRLGTVEEGFAATLSPGDTFYFSGLVLEVEKIDGTDLYVHASHKSARIPTYGGTRMAMSTHLASRVRRFLAEPDGWDRFPDDVRDWLRAQAQRSALPAPDQLLVETFPHEGRHHMVIYSFEGWNAHQSLGMLITRRMESAGLGPLGFVSNDYALACYSLQPVTDPADLLSADILEQEFVEWVEGSHLLKRAFREVAVIGGLVERQHPGKRKSGRQVTFSTDLIYDVLRRYEPDHLLLRAAWEDARARMTDVGRLADLLDRAAGTMLHVPLERVSPMAVPVLIMIGREQVSGGGAEDLLLMEAEALAEEAMRLD, encoded by the coding sequence ATGCTGACGGGATCGGCGGTCGATCTTCCGCCGGTCGTCGCCGAGTGGTTCGCGAAGCGCGGCTGGAGCCCGAGGCGGCACCAGTTCGAGATGCTCTCCTCGGCGCGGGCGGGGCGCAACGTCCTCCTCGTCGCGCCCACGGGGGCGGGCAAGACCTTGGCCGGGTTTCTGCCGAGCCTGGTGGAGATCATCGAACGGCACGGCGCCGCTCGCGCCGAGCGCACTCCGGCGCGCTTGCACACCTTATACGTCTCGCCGCTGAAGGCGCTCGCCGTCGACGTGCAGCGCAACCTGCTGACACCGATCGCGGAGATGGGTCTCGATATCCGCGTCGAGACTCGCACCGGCGACACGCCCGCCGATCGCAAGGCGCGCCAGCGGGTGAAGCCGCCCGAGATGCTGCTCACCACACCGGAGTCGCTGAGCCTGCTGCTCAGTCACGAGGATAGCGCGCTTCTGTTCGAGGGGCTGAGCACCATTATCCTCGATGAGGTCCATGCTTTCGCGACCGGCAAGCGCGGCGACCTCTTGAGCCTCGCCATGGCTCGCCTTCAGCGGCTCGCCCCGGGCCTTCGCCGCGTCGCCCTCTCCGCCACCGTCGCCGATCCGGAAGCCTATCAGGGCTGGCTCGCCCCCCATGCCGATGTCGAGACCGTCGATCTGGTGATGGGCGATCCTGGCGCGGACCCCGACATCAGCATCATGCTCCCGGAAGATGAGCGCATCCCCTGGTCGGGCCATAGCGGCCGCTGGGCGGCGCGGCGGGTGATGCAGGAGATCGAACGGCACAAGACGACGCTCGTCTTCTGCAACACGCGGAGCCTTTGCGAGCTGACGTTCCAGGACCTGTGGGCGGTGAACGACAATCACCTTCCCATCGGCATCCACCACGGCTCGCTCGACATCGCGGCGCGGCGCAAGGTCGAAAAGGCGATGGCCGAGGGGCGGCTGCGCGGCCTCGTCTGCACCGCCAGCCTCGATCTCGGCGTCGACTGGGGCGACGTCGACCTCGTCCTGCAGATGGGAGCGCCCAAGGGCAGCTCGCGTCTCCTCCAGCGGATCGGCCGCGCCAACCACCGGCTCGACGAGCCGAGCGAGGCGATCCTCGTCCCCGGCAATCGCTTCGAATATCTGGAAGGCCGCGCGGCGCTCGACGCGATCGAGGAAGGGGCGCTCGACCACGAGCATTTCCGTCCCGGCGCGCTCGACGTGCTCGCCCAGCACATCATGGCGGTCGCCTGCGCCGCCCCCTTCGGCGAGGAGGAAATGCTGGCCGAGGTGCGCTCCGCCGCGCCTTATGCCGGGCTCGACGAGGCTTTGTTTCAGCGGGTCCTCACCTTCATCGAGAGCGGCGGCTATGCGCTGCGCGCCTATGATCGCTTCAAACGTCTCACCCGCGATTCCGACGGGACGTGGCGCGTGTCCCACCCGCGCTTCATCCAGCAGCACCGGATGAACGCCGGGATCATCGTCGACCAGCCGCTGCTCGACGTGCGCTTCAGGAACGGGCGCCGCCTCGGCACCGTGGAGGAAGGCTTCGCCGCCACCTTGTCGCCGGGCGACACCTTCTATTTTTCCGGCCTGGTGCTGGAAGTCGAAAAAATCGACGGCACGGATCTTTACGTCCATGCCAGCCACAAGTCGGCGCGTATCCCGACCTATGGCGGCACCCGCATGGCGATGAGCACCCATCTCGCCAGCCGCGTCCGCCGCTTCCTCGCCGAGCCGGACGGATGGGACCGCTTCCCCGACGACGTTCGCGACTGGCTTCGGGCCCAGGCCCAGCGCTCCGCCCTCCCCGCGCCCGACCAGCTGTTGGTCGAGACCTTTCCCCATGAGGGGCGGCACCACATGGTCATCTACAGCTTCGAGGGCTGGAACGCGCACCAGTCGCTGGGCATGCTGATCACGCGGCGCATGGAGAGCGCCGGTTTGGGGCCCCTCGGCTTCGTCTCCAACGACTATGCCCTCGCCTGCTATTCGCTGCAGCCGGTGACCGATCCCGCCGATCTCCTTTCCGCGGACATATTGGAGCAGGAGTTCGTCGAATGGGTGGAGGGCTCGCACCTCCTGAAACGCGCCTTTCGCGAAGTGGCCGTGATCGGCGGCCTGGTCGAGCGCCAACATCCCGGCAAGCGCAAGTCGGGCCGGCAGGTCACCTTCTCGACCGACCTCATCTACGACGTTCTCCGGCGCTACGAGCCCGACCATCTGCTGCTCCGCGCCGCCTGGGAGGACGCCCGCGCCCGCATGACCGACGTCGGTCGGCTTGCCGATCTCCTCGATCGCGCCGCGGGCACCATGCTCCATGTGCCGCTGGAGCGGGTTTCGCCCATGGCCGTCCCGGTGCTCATCATGATCGGTCGCGAGCAGGTCTCCGGCGGCGGAGCCGAGGACCTGCTGCTGATGGAAGCGGAAGCGCTCGCCGAGGAGGCGATGCGATTGGATTAA
- the lptC gene encoding LPS export ABC transporter periplasmic protein LptC — protein MSELADRERIRKQHWAAPGGSHDEVVRTLKIALPVLIGVLMAFLAMAPLSKNQEISFILDKQKVDVAKERMRVQEARYRGQDDKGRPFMITARSAVQATSRDPIVDILGMRARIALESGPATLKADRGRYNLETETVNVIGPILFTAADGYRLQTRDVAVDLDSRVMATDGRVEGQMPLGRFSANRMRADLESRTVTLTGNARLHIVQGGLR, from the coding sequence ATGTCTGAGCTTGCCGACCGCGAGCGCATACGCAAGCAGCATTGGGCGGCGCCCGGCGGCAGCCATGACGAGGTCGTGCGAACCCTCAAGATCGCGCTGCCTGTGCTGATCGGCGTGTTGATGGCCTTCCTGGCCATGGCGCCGCTCTCCAAGAACCAGGAAATCAGCTTCATCCTCGACAAGCAGAAGGTCGACGTTGCCAAGGAACGGATGCGCGTCCAGGAGGCCCGTTACCGTGGGCAGGACGACAAGGGGCGGCCTTTCATGATCACCGCCCGGTCCGCGGTGCAGGCGACGTCGCGCGATCCCATCGTCGACATATTGGGCATGCGGGCGCGGATCGCGCTCGAAAGCGGTCCGGCGACGCTGAAGGCGGACCGCGGCCGCTACAATCTCGAGACCGAGACGGTGAACGTGATCGGACCGATTCTCTTCACCGCGGCCGACGGCTATCGTCTCCAAACTCGTGACGTGGCGGTCGATCTCGACAGCCGGGTCATGGCCACCGACGGGCGCGTGGAAGGACAGATGCCGCTCGGCCGCTTTTCGGCCAATCGGATGCGGGCCGATCTGGAGAGCAGGACCGTGACGCTGACCGGCAACGCGCGCTTGCATATCGTGCAGGGCGGTCTCAGATGA
- a CDS encoding ligase-associated DNA damage response exonuclease, translating into MARLSSWIEPFPEGIYVKPADAWIDPSQPKARALVTHGHADHARGGHGAVWATPETLAIMDCRYGPQPGRPVAYGESFRMDGVEISFVPAGHVLGSAQIVIEHGGERVVVSGDYKRRPDPTCAPFEPIPCDIFITEATFGLPVFRHPETASEIDRLLLRLHENPDRCVLVGAYALGKAQRIVAELRCRGHEEPIYIHGALQRLCDLYSEHGIALGDLRPATAAGKEELRGKVILCPPSALNDRWSRRLPDPITAMASGWMRIRQRARQRNVELPLIISDHADWDELTRTLTEIAPSEVWVTHGREEALIHWCAMHQIKARELNLVGYEDEDD; encoded by the coding sequence ATGGCCCGCCTCAGTTCCTGGATCGAGCCTTTTCCCGAAGGCATTTATGTAAAGCCCGCCGACGCCTGGATCGATCCGAGCCAGCCCAAGGCGAGGGCGCTCGTCACCCACGGCCATGCCGACCACGCCCGCGGCGGCCATGGCGCGGTCTGGGCGACGCCCGAGACCTTGGCGATCATGGACTGCCGCTACGGCCCGCAGCCGGGGCGGCCGGTCGCCTATGGCGAGAGCTTCCGGATGGACGGGGTGGAGATAAGCTTCGTCCCCGCGGGCCATGTCCTCGGCTCCGCCCAGATCGTGATCGAGCATGGCGGCGAGCGAGTGGTCGTCTCCGGCGACTACAAGCGCCGGCCCGACCCCACCTGCGCCCCGTTCGAGCCGATCCCCTGCGACATCTTTATCACCGAGGCGACCTTCGGGCTGCCCGTGTTCCGCCATCCCGAGACGGCGAGCGAGATCGACCGCCTACTGCTTCGACTCCACGAGAATCCCGACCGCTGCGTCCTCGTCGGCGCCTATGCGCTCGGCAAGGCGCAGCGGATCGTGGCAGAGCTCAGATGCCGGGGCCATGAGGAGCCGATCTACATCCACGGCGCGCTGCAGCGGCTGTGCGATCTTTACAGCGAGCATGGCATCGCGCTCGGCGACCTGCGCCCGGCAACGGCCGCCGGGAAGGAGGAGCTCAGGGGCAAAGTCATCCTCTGCCCGCCTTCCGCCCTCAACGACCGCTGGTCGCGGCGCCTGCCCGACCCGATCACCGCCATGGCGTCGGGCTGGATGCGGATCCGCCAGCGAGCCCGCCAACGCAATGTCGAGCTGCCCCTCATCATTTCCGACCATGCCGACTGGGACGAGTTGACCCGGACCCTGACCGAAATCGCGCCGAGTGAGGTCTGGGTAACGCATGGTCGCGAGGAGGCGCTCATCCACTGGTGCGCCATGCACCAGATCAAGGCACGGGAGCTGAACCTCGTCGGCTACGAGGATGAGGACGATTAA
- a CDS encoding LptA/OstA family protein, translated as MSAMKTIVTSAGMGAVLLALAGSQPAVGQDAASALRGHNTNAPVDVAADRIEVQDRSDRAIFSGDVVVRQGDLTLNAERLTVAYSDAGGIQIDRLNASGGVTLRSPSETARGQFAIYDLNNRLITMLGGVTLTRGQSRVSGARLVLSLDTGRAVLDGGAGGAPGTTSKEGGRVTGTFTVPQRND; from the coding sequence ATGAGCGCGATGAAGACGATCGTGACTTCGGCGGGCATGGGCGCCGTCCTCCTCGCGCTGGCGGGCAGCCAGCCGGCGGTGGGACAGGACGCGGCCTCGGCGCTGCGCGGCCACAATACCAATGCGCCCGTCGATGTCGCCGCCGATCGGATCGAGGTGCAGGACCGTTCGGACCGGGCGATCTTCTCGGGCGATGTCGTGGTCCGGCAGGGGGACCTGACCCTGAATGCGGAGCGGCTGACGGTCGCCTACAGCGACGCCGGCGGAATCCAGATCGATCGCCTCAACGCCAGCGGCGGGGTCACCTTGCGGAGCCCGTCCGAAACGGCCCGCGGCCAGTTCGCCATCTACGACCTCAACAACCGGCTGATCACGATGCTCGGCGGCGTGACCTTGACGCGCGGGCAATCGCGGGTCAGCGGCGCGCGCCTGGTGCTCAGCCTCGACACCGGCCGGGCGGTGCTGGACGGAGGCGCCGGCGGCGCTCCCGGCACCACTAGCAAGGAGGGCGGCCGCGTCACCGGCACATTCACGGTCCCTCAGCGCAACGACTAA
- a CDS encoding virginiamycin B lyase family protein, with translation MARLSAAVTALVSLAFTAPACAQPAEQTEEQAMAEAAATATVTKVFQLPEGSGPHDVAPAPDGKIWYTAQRQGALGILDPDTGAVRQVPLGPESAPHGVIQGPDGAAWITDGGQNAIVRYDPKTEKIDVWKLPEGTGYTNLNTGAFDGDGIHWFTGQNGIYGRIDPKTGAMEIFKDPEGRGPYGIDAAPSGDVYYVSLAGSHLARIDRQTGEATIIEPPVADAGTRRVWADSQDNLWISGWKSGELYRYTPASGEWKSWKLPGDAPKAYAVYVDDRDIVWVSDFGANATLAFDPAAESWTSFPGSGPEANVRQILGRPGEVFLPESGTDRLMIVYTGTR, from the coding sequence ATGGCCCGCCTGTCCGCCGCCGTCACTGCCCTCGTCTCGCTAGCTTTCACTGCCCCGGCCTGCGCCCAGCCTGCGGAACAGACGGAGGAGCAGGCCATGGCCGAGGCCGCCGCGACCGCCACGGTGACCAAGGTCTTCCAGCTGCCGGAAGGGTCCGGCCCCCACGATGTCGCCCCAGCGCCGGACGGCAAGATCTGGTACACCGCCCAGCGGCAAGGAGCGCTCGGCATCCTCGATCCGGACACGGGCGCGGTTCGGCAGGTGCCGCTGGGGCCCGAGTCGGCGCCGCACGGGGTCATCCAGGGGCCGGACGGCGCCGCCTGGATCACCGACGGCGGCCAGAACGCCATCGTCCGCTACGACCCCAAGACTGAGAAGATCGACGTCTGGAAGCTGCCGGAAGGAACCGGCTACACCAACCTCAACACCGGCGCCTTCGACGGCGACGGCATCCACTGGTTCACCGGCCAGAATGGCATTTACGGCCGCATCGACCCCAAGACCGGCGCGATGGAAATATTCAAGGACCCGGAAGGGCGCGGCCCCTACGGGATCGACGCCGCGCCTTCGGGTGACGTCTATTATGTCTCGCTGGCGGGAAGCCATCTCGCCCGCATCGACCGCCAAACCGGCGAGGCGACGATCATCGAGCCGCCTGTGGCCGATGCCGGCACGCGCCGCGTCTGGGCGGACAGCCAAGACAATCTCTGGATTTCCGGATGGAAAAGCGGCGAGCTCTATCGCTACACGCCGGCGAGCGGCGAGTGGAAGAGCTGGAAGCTGCCCGGTGACGCGCCCAAGGCCTATGCCGTCTATGTCGACGACCGCGACATCGTCTGGGTCAGCGATTTCGGCGCCAATGCCACCCTCGCCTTCGACCCGGCCGCGGAAAGCTGGACCAGCTTTCCGGGCAGCGGACCCGAGGCGAACGTGCGCCAGATACTGGGAAGGCCCGGCGAGGTCTTCTTACCGGAATCCGGCACCGACCGGCTGATGATCGTCTACACCGGAACACGATGA
- a CDS encoding ZIP family metal transporter: MDWQLIGTASAASAAAGMATAAGALPVLAIRGMSRRLEAIFLGFSAGVMLAASFFSLILPGLEAAERGGHSAATAALTVASAILLGALTLQFINHYVPHEHFLIGRNPTAPATRLARIWLFVIAITLHNFPEGLAVGVSFGGGDMPNGIATALGIGIQNVPEGLAVGVSLASVGYSRIFSFVAAFMTGLVEPVGGFLGISAVTASSALLPWGLGFAAGAMIWVVSSEIIPETHREGRQNAATTALMAGLVLMLCLDWSLG; the protein is encoded by the coding sequence ATGGACTGGCAGCTTATCGGAACGGCGAGCGCGGCGAGCGCCGCGGCGGGGATGGCGACGGCGGCGGGCGCGTTGCCCGTGCTCGCGATCCGGGGAATGTCGCGCCGGCTCGAGGCTATCTTCCTCGGCTTCTCGGCCGGCGTGATGCTGGCCGCGTCCTTTTTTTCGCTGATACTTCCGGGTCTCGAGGCCGCCGAACGTGGTGGCCATAGCGCCGCCACGGCGGCGCTCACCGTCGCCAGCGCGATCCTGCTCGGCGCGCTGACGCTCCAGTTCATCAACCATTATGTGCCGCACGAGCATTTCCTCATCGGTCGCAACCCCACCGCGCCGGCGACGCGTCTCGCGCGCATCTGGCTGTTCGTCATCGCCATCACCCTCCACAATTTCCCGGAAGGGCTGGCGGTGGGCGTCAGCTTCGGCGGGGGCGACATGCCGAACGGCATCGCCACCGCACTCGGCATCGGCATCCAGAATGTGCCGGAGGGCCTGGCGGTCGGAGTCTCGCTTGCCTCGGTGGGCTATAGCCGCATCTTCAGCTTCGTCGCCGCCTTCATGACGGGTCTGGTGGAGCCGGTCGGGGGCTTCCTCGGCATCTCCGCCGTCACCGCTTCCTCCGCCCTCCTTCCTTGGGGCCTCGGCTTCGCCGCCGGCGCGATGATCTGGGTGGTGAGCTCCGAGATCATACCAGAGACTCACCGCGAGGGTCGTCAGAATGCCGCTACCACAGCGCTGATGGCGGGGCTGGTGCTGATGCTCTGTCTTGACTGGTCGCTCGGCTGA
- a CDS encoding dipeptidase — translation MRARLVFSLPLLLAVPASAHEAVSPVDRLIHEQMLVLDTHLDTPMLFERPGWQFDERHEYAWDLSQVDLPRMAEGGLDGGFFVIYTPQGELTPEGYRKARDAALMRAMAIQRVMAANGDKIALATTAADAERLDKMGKRIAYQSIENSYPLGEDLSLLETFYKFGVRMAGPVHSKNNQFADSTTDTPRWNGLSPLGKEWVKEMNRLGMVVDGSHSSDAALEQLIELSATPVILSHSGPRALYDHPRNVPDALMRKLAASGGVMQMNSLFLGAGDSSDERSAIEDRQAKWLDLTPAERRQLVADKAALDARQRSNEADFETYMKSLLYAIEVMGVDHVGLGADWDGGGGLAGIEDIAALPRITARLRKAGYSDADIEKIWSGNVLRLLRQAEAHAQGRSRSE, via the coding sequence ATGCGTGCCCGGCTTGTCTTCTCCCTTCCGCTCCTTCTTGCCGTTCCCGCTTCCGCCCATGAGGCGGTGAGCCCCGTCGACCGCCTGATCCACGAGCAGATGCTGGTGCTCGACACCCATCTCGACACGCCGATGCTGTTCGAGCGGCCGGGCTGGCAGTTCGACGAGCGGCACGAATATGCGTGGGACCTGAGCCAGGTCGATCTGCCGCGCATGGCCGAGGGCGGCCTCGATGGCGGCTTCTTCGTCATCTACACGCCGCAGGGGGAGCTGACGCCGGAAGGCTATCGCAAGGCGCGCGACGCGGCGCTCATGAGGGCGATGGCGATCCAGCGCGTGATGGCCGCGAACGGCGACAAAATCGCTCTGGCGACGACCGCCGCCGATGCCGAGCGTCTGGACAAGATGGGCAAGCGCATCGCCTATCAGAGCATCGAGAACAGCTATCCGCTCGGCGAGGACCTGTCGCTTCTGGAGACCTTCTACAAGTTCGGCGTGCGGATGGCGGGGCCCGTCCATTCGAAGAACAACCAGTTCGCCGACAGCACGACCGACACGCCGCGCTGGAATGGCCTCAGCCCGCTCGGCAAGGAGTGGGTGAAGGAGATGAACCGGCTCGGCATGGTCGTTGATGGCAGCCACTCCTCGGACGCGGCGCTCGAGCAGCTGATCGAGCTGTCAGCCACTCCGGTGATCCTCTCCCATTCGGGGCCGAGAGCGCTTTACGACCATCCCCGCAACGTCCCCGACGCGCTGATGCGCAAGCTCGCCGCGTCCGGCGGCGTCATGCAGATGAACAGCCTCTTTCTCGGCGCGGGCGACAGCTCGGACGAGCGTTCTGCGATCGAGGACCGCCAGGCGAAGTGGCTTGACCTCACCCCCGCCGAGCGGCGCCAGCTGGTCGCCGACAAGGCGGCGCTCGACGCCCGGCAGCGCAGCAACGAGGCCGATTTCGAGACCTATATGAAGAGCCTGCTCTACGCGATCGAGGTGATGGGCGTCGACCATGTCGGCCTCGGTGCCGACTGGGACGGCGGCGGCGGGCTTGCCGGCATCGAAGACATCGCGGCCCTCCCGCGCATCACCGCGCGGCTGCGCAAGGCCGGCTACAGCGACGCGGACATCGAGAAGATCTGGAGCGGCAACGTCCTGCGCCTGCTGCGACAGGCGGAGGCGCATGCCCAGGGGCGAAGCCGTAGCGAGTGA
- a CDS encoding DUF808 domain-containing protein yields MPSGLAALLDDVAAIAKLSAASIDDIGAAASRAGMKAAGVVVDDTAVTPRYVTGFTPDRELPIIGRIAKGSLRNKLLIILPAALALSALLPWAITPLLMLGGAYLCYEGAEKVWEAVAGDTHSLAETAVELNSAEHEQKMVAGAVRTDFILSAEIMAIALAEVATEPFFARAGILALVAIAITAGVYGVVGLIVKMDDIGLHLAEREQSGTRALGRGLVHAMPKLMAWLSVIGIAAMIWVGGGIIIHGLETFGLSGPAHVIHDIADAAGHAVPAIGGVVQWTVGAVGSGLVGLGIGALIVAAHHALAGRH; encoded by the coding sequence ATGCCCAGTGGTCTTGCCGCGCTGCTCGACGATGTCGCGGCCATCGCCAAGCTCAGCGCCGCATCCATCGACGATATCGGCGCCGCCGCCAGCCGCGCCGGAATGAAGGCTGCGGGCGTGGTGGTCGACGACACCGCCGTCACGCCCCGCTACGTTACCGGCTTCACCCCCGATCGCGAGCTTCCGATCATCGGGCGAATCGCGAAGGGTTCGCTCAGGAACAAGCTCCTCATCATCCTGCCGGCGGCGCTGGCGCTGAGCGCACTCCTCCCCTGGGCGATCACGCCTTTGCTGATGCTGGGCGGCGCCTATCTCTGCTACGAAGGCGCGGAGAAGGTCTGGGAAGCCGTGGCGGGGGACACGCACAGCCTCGCCGAGACCGCCGTCGAACTCAACAGCGCCGAGCATGAGCAGAAAATGGTGGCGGGCGCCGTCCGCACCGACTTCATTCTTTCCGCCGAGATCATGGCGATCGCTCTTGCCGAAGTCGCCACCGAACCCTTCTTCGCGCGCGCCGGGATCCTGGCCCTGGTCGCGATCGCCATCACTGCCGGCGTCTACGGCGTCGTCGGGTTGATCGTGAAGATGGACGATATCGGACTTCATCTCGCCGAGCGGGAGCAGAGCGGCACGCGCGCGCTGGGGCGTGGCCTGGTCCACGCCATGCCGAAGCTGATGGCCTGGCTCTCGGTGATCGGCATTGCCGCAATGATCTGGGTCGGCGGAGGCATCATCATCCACGGCCTTGAGACGTTCGGATTATCGGGCCCCGCCCATGTCATCCACGACATCGCCGATGCCGCGGGACACGCCGTGCCGGCGATTGGCGGAGTCGTCCAATGGACCGTCGGCGCTGTCGGATCAGGCCTTGTTGGACTTGGTATCGGCGCATTGATCGTAGCCGCGCATCATGCTCTCGCCGGAAGACACTGA
- a CDS encoding ribonuclease D: MTVYFHEEDLPEGALAPGPVAVDTETMGLQLGRDRLCVVQIADGRGDEHLVRFAPRSDYAAPNLKAVLADPARLKIYHFARFDIASIRAYLGVMAEPVYCTKTASRLIRTYTDRHGLKELVRELLGLEISKQQQTSDWGAPELSDAQKDYAASDVRYLHALKERLDERLEREGRVRLAQACFDFLPHRALLDLAGWPEVDIFAHV; encoded by the coding sequence ATGACCGTATATTTTCACGAGGAAGATCTGCCGGAAGGCGCGCTCGCCCCCGGCCCCGTCGCCGTCGATACCGAAACGATGGGACTTCAGCTCGGCCGCGACCGCCTGTGCGTGGTCCAGATCGCCGACGGACGCGGCGATGAGCATCTGGTCCGCTTCGCGCCCCGCAGCGACTATGCGGCGCCCAATCTGAAAGCCGTGCTGGCCGATCCGGCGCGGCTTAAGATCTATCATTTCGCCCGTTTCGATATCGCCTCGATCCGGGCCTATCTCGGCGTGATGGCGGAGCCGGTCTATTGCACGAAGACCGCTTCGCGCCTGATCCGCACCTACACGGATCGGCACGGCCTCAAGGAGCTGGTGCGCGAGCTTCTGGGCCTGGAGATCTCCAAGCAGCAGCAGACGTCCGACTGGGGCGCGCCGGAGCTCAGCGATGCGCAGAAGGATTATGCTGCCTCGGACGTGCGCTATCTCCACGCGCTGAAGGAGCGGCTGGACGAGCGGCTGGAGCGGGAAGGGCGCGTGCGGCTCGCCCAGGCCTGTTTCGATTTCCTCCCCCACCGGGCGTTGCTCGACCTCGCGGGCTGGCCGGAGGTGGATATCTTCGCCCATGTCTGA
- a CDS encoding cold-shock protein, whose protein sequence is MSFDRGRRGDRGGRGRDKRDGFGEDSYSGGFQDRGGFGGGDRFGGGGYGGGGDRFGGGGFGGGDRFGGGGGGYRGGGGGGFGGPRGGGMPPQVVGEGKGVVKFFNAQKGFGFIVRDDGGEDVFVHISAVEQAGLTGLAEGQPLEFTLVDRGGRVSATDLKIEGEPLPVPERGAREGGMGGGPQRQLTGEKASGTVKFFNAMKGFGFISRDDGQPDAFVHISAVERAGMVSLNEGDRLEFELEVDRRGKTAAVNLQPIQ, encoded by the coding sequence ATGAGTTTTGACAGAGGGCGTCGCGGGGATCGCGGCGGGCGTGGGCGCGATAAGCGCGACGGTTTCGGCGAAGATAGCTACAGCGGCGGATTTCAGGACCGGGGCGGCTTCGGCGGCGGCGACCGGTTCGGCGGCGGCGGTTATGGCGGCGGAGGCGACCGCTTCGGCGGTGGCGGCTTCGGCGGCGGCGATCGATTCGGCGGCGGTGGCGGTGGCTATCGCGGCGGCGGCGGTGGCGGCTTTGGCGGCCCACGTGGCGGAGGCATGCCCCCGCAGGTGGTTGGCGAAGGCAAGGGCGTCGTCAAATTCTTCAACGCCCAGAAAGGCTTCGGCTTCATCGTTCGCGACGACGGCGGCGAAGACGTTTTCGTCCACATCTCGGCGGTCGAGCAGGCCGGCCTCACCGGCCTTGCTGAGGGACAGCCGCTCGAATTCACCTTGGTCGACCGCGGCGGCCGCGTCTCGGCGACCGATCTCAAGATCGAGGGCGAGCCGCTTCCGGTTCCGGAGCGCGGAGCCCGCGAGGGTGGGATGGGCGGCGGGCCGCAGCGCCAGCTGACCGGCGAGAAGGCTTCCGGTACGGTCAAGTTCTTCAACGCGATGAAGGGCTTCGGCTTCATCAGCCGCGACGACGGGCAGCCCGATGCCTTCGTCCACATCTCCGCCGTCGAGCGCGCCGGCATGGTGAGCCTCAATGAAGGCGACCGGCTGGAGTTCGAGCTCGAGGTGGACCGCCGCGGCAAGACGGCGGCGGTGAACCTCCAGCCGATCCAGTAA
- a CDS encoding c-type cytochrome — MKVFAIGALLLSAVALTAPPKGDAERGRVAFQKCYACHDMAPDNDVAGPSLHAILGRPIAARPGYDYSPALRRLAKREGRWSEALLDRFVADPETVAPGTAMTFTGMRDPQERADLMAWLRQSAPRLDSTRPDE; from the coding sequence ATGAAGGTTTTCGCGATCGGCGCGCTGCTCCTCTCGGCGGTCGCACTGACCGCCCCGCCCAAGGGCGATGCGGAGCGCGGGCGGGTCGCCTTCCAGAAATGCTACGCCTGTCATGACATGGCGCCCGACAACGACGTTGCCGGGCCCAGCCTCCATGCCATTCTTGGCCGCCCTATCGCAGCTCGTCCGGGCTATGATTATTCCCCGGCCCTGAGGCGGCTTGCGAAGCGCGAGGGGCGCTGGAGCGAGGCGCTGCTCGACCGATTCGTCGCCGACCCGGAGACGGTCGCGCCCGGGACGGCGATGACCTTCACCGGCATGCGCGACCCGCAGGAGCGCGCCGACCTCATGGCCTGGCTGCGACAATCGGCGCCTCGGCTGGACAGCACGCGCCCCGACGAATAG